One window of the Leptotrichia hongkongensis genome contains the following:
- a CDS encoding ROK family protein, whose product MKYYVGIDLGGTNTKIGLVDEKGNIIFTTIVKTDSMEGFSETIQRLSKILITQIEGTNVNFDNVVSVGVGVPGPVLNSRVVKFWANFPWKHGMDLALEFEKNLGKPVKVDNDVNVITLGEMWKGAAQGYKNVLGLAVGTGIGGGIIVDGKLVSGEHGAGGEVGHIKIEPNGKLCGCGQKGCWEAYASATGIIREAKSRLAVNKQNLLYEMTKGRDLEAKDVFDAARKGDEFSIDIVDYEAEKLALGIGNLLSILDPEIVVVGGGVALAGDFLFDRVKEKLKDVAFPSILENLKIVTATLGNDAGILGAAYLGMM is encoded by the coding sequence ATGAAATATTATGTAGGAATCGATTTGGGAGGAACTAATACAAAAATTGGACTTGTTGATGAAAAAGGGAATATCATTTTTACAACCATCGTAAAAACTGATTCAATGGAAGGTTTTTCTGAAACAATTCAAAGATTGTCAAAAATTCTTATTACTCAAATTGAAGGAACTAATGTTAATTTTGATAATGTTGTCTCAGTTGGTGTTGGAGTACCAGGACCCGTGTTAAATTCCAGAGTTGTTAAGTTTTGGGCAAATTTCCCTTGGAAACATGGGATGGATTTGGCATTGGAATTTGAAAAAAATCTTGGTAAACCAGTAAAAGTTGATAATGACGTTAATGTTATTACACTTGGAGAAATGTGGAAAGGTGCTGCTCAAGGATATAAAAATGTACTAGGTCTTGCTGTTGGAACTGGAATTGGTGGCGGAATTATTGTTGATGGAAAACTTGTAAGCGGAGAACACGGAGCTGGAGGAGAAGTTGGACACATTAAAATTGAACCAAATGGAAAACTATGCGGATGTGGACAAAAAGGATGCTGGGAAGCATACGCTTCTGCTACTGGAATAATCCGTGAAGCAAAAAGCCGTCTTGCGGTAAATAAACAAAACCTGCTTTATGAAATGACAAAAGGTAGAGATTTAGAAGCAAAGGATGTATTTGATGCTGCTAGAAAAGGTGATGAATTTTCAATTGACATTGTTGATTATGAAGCGGAAAAATTAGCATTAGGAATTGGAAATCTGCTTAGCATACTAGATCCTGAAATTGTTGTTGTAGGTGGAGGAGTTGCTCTTGCTGGAGATTTCCTATTTGACCGTGTAAAAGAAAAACTAAAAGATGTAGCATTCCCATCAATTTTAGAAAATCTAAAAATTGTTACAGCAACTCTTGGAAATGATGCAGGAATTTTAGGTGCTGCCTATCTTGGAATGATGTAA